AGTTTGCTTCCAGGCACAGAATCCCCCAGTGTCCTTAAGAGACTGCTGGAGGCTGGAGAAGAGCATGATAGTACCCAAGACAGACAGCCTGAACCTGCCATTCACGCGCAGCCTGCCAGCTACAGTGGAAACACACTTATGTGCAGATTATTCAGCCAGGGTGCAGTGAACTTCTTCAGCCTTTTGAAACTTTTCTGTTCCCCTCCTGACTTGACCAAACCATGCCTGTGTAGTGAAATGGGAGCCAAGATCCAATGCCTGTGTGAGTCATTTGCTCGGCACAGCAGCCAGAGTGACATGGTTGTGTGTTGAAGGCTGGCTAGTGTTGCAGGCTGCCAGCTCTCCTGTGCCTGGAAACAGTGCTGCCATGTCCAACTGCCTCAGTTTTCCTTGTGTCACATGGAGGTTTCTACATGGCTGGGACTATGGGGAAactcctccaggaacaggatgggccaaaattcattcattctcagaAAACCTTTCCGGTGATtctacaaaatacatttatctTGACCTAAGTTACATATAAACTCTAGCCTCATTTGCCAGTCTCATGGAATGGTCTGGGCCTGACCAAGTTTGTGCAACAGAGATGTATGTGTGGCTAACTTTCTGGGCTGTGCTATGCGAAGTTGTCAATTGCTTTAAATGGCAAATACTGATCTCCTCTTTTGGGATTACATTTGGAGGAATTTCAGCCCCACTCAACCTTAAAATAAGGCTGGCTGTGGCTCAGTAGAACCAGCTGGATTGCGGGAAGCCAGTCTCATAAGCATTCTTTGATGTATGAGCATCTGGTACTACATTTTCTTCAGAAACTATCCTTTTATAAGATACAATATTCTCTAAAATGTTTAAACCACCAATTTCAATTTGTTGCCTGTCAGGTTAGCAAGGCCAAAAAGTTGAGAAATGTATGGGAAATAATTGAAGCAATTTGTTCAGTTGGCAGCCAAAGGGTTCTATCTAGCTTTGATGCGGTTTGGCAGCTAGGTAGCTTTATTCGGTGCTTGATGACTAGCAAGTTAATTGGTAAAATACGAAATGATAGCTACCCAACcagttacctgtgtgtgtgaaacatggCTTTAATTGGCAGGTTCAGCCCTTTACGAAGTTAATCGATCACTAGTGATATCTCTGCTGGTCAGGGTGAAATAAGAAAGTAAAAATAGTTTAGCATTTACCATAAgtgtaaaatattttgcatgtcGCTAACAGAATTTGAAGAAGCACACTTGCTACATTCACATGCAAATGAAACCAGAGGAAACTGGTGCATGGCACAGTCTGTGGTGGACAGGGTATTTCTGAGGCTTGAATGGAAACCTTGGTACCAAGCTGTTTCATTGCTCTAAAATGTTCATTTCCTCAATATTTTGGCATTCATCTGTGTATAGTGCCAACATGTAATGTAGTTAGACGAGTTAGATTCCTCATTTCCTTCAATTACAGTTTCCCTGTATATAACTGCAAATAGTCAgaatttttcaaaatttgcCAGCCCTTATGTCACAGAGTGTTAAAGAAGCTGGCTCATACAGATGAACTGCAGGCCAGATGGCTCAAACCTAACTGGCTATTTTTAATGACTGAGACCAGTGTAGGCCGGATGTAGTTGAATGGTAATGCAGTATCAGTATGAATCTCTATATCTAAAAATGACTCATTTAAAAGCATctgtaaaatgcaaaatgttgcTGTGGTGTACAAAATGTCGCATAAATACTTTGTAAATGATGTATTCTGGAGGTAGGTTTAGTTGTACTGTTGATTCTACAGGACTCCATTCATTATAAAGCTGATAAACGGTTATCAGCTGAAAAATGTTCCAGGAAAACTGCACCTTTTTCTGGGCCTGCCTTGCCTTGCAACACAACAATCCAGGCCATCTGGCTGGGATTTAGAAGGCCCGCcccattcacacaaacatacgctgCTAATGGCGCTCATGGAGACGCAAGCGCTCCCGCAGCTGATTCCTCCGGTCGTGTCAGAGAACATAGGCCGCTGTCAGAAGAAAacactcccctcctctccctctttccccttctgtctccctccccccgcccctcggcgccctacagtactgtgtgtgggtagAGGAAATGAAGGCGGGATTTTCTGTCTCCTGGAGCCGCATGCGCACGGTATTATGAAAAATGACTGTGGCACAATCTGATTGTGTATTCTGCTGGGTaaatgtttttcgtttttttgcttttttaaaaatatgaaggcAGGAATTACAGTGTGAATAGAGACAAGGAGAGGGACGGGGGTGCAGACGATTTAGCCGGTCCATATGGTGCTGCAGAGGGGGTGGGGCGGAGGGGGTGCCCAGGGCCAGGGCTGCATTgcagagctgtgtttctcaggaAACTCCGTCAGTAATCAGGCTTAATGAGAGGCTGGATCAGCTCCAGTCTGGTGATGACAGGGAGGAAATCTCTAAATCTCAGGCCCGTAGCAGCAGCCCTATCTGAACAGAAATCTGGCCCAAATCACTGAACACTCTCATTAATAGTCTGTTTTTCACTTGCGATGTAAATCTGATCTTTCATTATCAACAGACATTAACAGTTGGGACATGCCTAATCTTAAGGTTACATATGTGATCAgatgcaaatgaaaatgatCAGATAGCCCTACAAATGTTTTGGTTCGAGTCAGATGTAAAATGTAGCCTAGGCCTAGCGTAATCTTAACCCATATTTTATGCAAAACTGTTTGTGCGGGTAGTATGAATATAGGTCAAATTAATAAGCCCAAAACTGCTCGTGACATGTtgggttgtgtttgttttgcagcCTTGTAGCCTTAACAAACTGTTATTTCAGGCACATGTTCTGCCTAAAATATTTTGCAGATatttgaaatgactgaaatatctAGGCTATATGCACCATAGGTCTGAACTATATCAGTAATTTAGACTAGGAGTATTGGaacccattaaaaaaaaaaaacacaaaacactgtatagctggtttaaatggtaaatttaagaatacacatttgttttaatgaaaaataccCCCACATATTCACTGCTGGCATTGCCAGTCTACACTGACAGGCCACATATTCCCACCTCTTCCCCTTCCTATTCACAACACACCAGAATTTATAGGAGGCTACAGTTACGTACATTCTATCCGAAGCTGAATGCTTTGAATTCTCATGATAATGgagtctgctctgtgtggggtatCTGAGTGAGGGTTGCATATGCCCACAGCCAAGCCAGTATGCCAATTTAGGTGACCGCATATAAGCATTTATATTACGGCTACGTTAAACATTTAAAGACtcacaacagaaaaacaaatgtttattgCAAAATCACGGAAGTCTATTGAAAATTAACTTTTCAATAGATTGTACAAGTTTGTTGCTGTACTTCATGGTAATACTAATTACATTGAATGTAattgttctgtgtgtttataaGGAAGCCATCTCAATTGTCCACTCTTTTGTCCATTCAGCCAGGCCTCAGGCAGAGGGTATATCCCTTTGTTGTCGTAGAGGCTACACCAAACAATTTGTGCCATTCTGATTAGCCATGCTACACAGAGCAATATGTCCCCCTACAATTAGCCTACCTGGGCTACACAATGCAACCTGTCTCTGTATGATTGCTCAAGCTACACTGGGTGACTTATAGAGCACTGTTTGAGACCAGCCTTCTCCGGAAAACATTATTGGGCCACTCTTGCAGTGGCTGCTGGTGGCCCCAGCACAGAAGTAAATACGTGGGAGTGGCTAATCTAATAATGTTCTCTGGCGTGCACTGCAGTCAGATTAGAGGCCGGAAGAGTGTCACTCACGCTGACCTGATATGAGGCAGGGAAACAACAGGCTTACAATTCCATTTTACCTGCCataaatttatttttagttttgttgCCATTGTTACCTGGCTGTAACAAAATGCTGAAAGGATATGTTGCTTTATGTTGCTTTGtgacattatttcagttttattgcatgtttttcattggcctGCAAGATTTATAATGACTGGTATAGGGCCATTTACTTATGGTAAATGCTAAACTATTTTTACTTTCTTATTTCACCCTGACCAAGTTTGTGGTttcaagaaaatacacttttaaTTATTACATAGCACATTTATCTTTCTGCCATTTAttcatataaacaaaaaaagggaGGTGATATTCGCATATCTCgtaatgcagtgtgtatgtctggGTCATCTCCATCTCTTATCTTTATTTCAGactttaatataattttaattttaatttgagtCATGCAGCAGTGCTGCGTCAGAATGATATAAGATCTCTCTGATTCCCTGCTACTTTGAAGgttgctgtgtgcgtgtgttaccCGTACATTATGTCACTTTGTCTCTGTCACTGTACCATCTCTTATAGGTTTCTGTTGACCGTTTCCTCACTTACAGGTGATCATCTAGGGCAGATAACTTAACCTCATTTCAAAAGTGGCATTTCTAGATCCCACAATCAGATAGCAtcatttctgtgcttttctaCAGACTGCCGAGTACGTGAGTCACTATGTCAGAACACCAGAGGCAGCGCTCGCTCTCCACATCCGGAGAGACACTTTATCATGTGCTTGGCGTCGATAAGAATGCCACAACAGATGACATCAAGAAGTCATACAGGTGAGTCTGCCAGATGAGCCGCACCCAGCACTGCCCTACCAAAGCCTTATGCACTGAGAGATGGAAGAGGGAGAGACCGAGAATTTGGGGGACAGAGAGATTCATGTGCTGACGGGTACTTCACTTGTTCTTTGCCATTTGTTACACTTACACACTGCCTGTTGCGCTGGTCACAAATGTAGACCAGTAAAATATACCAGTAAATGtgtattatttatgcatttgttaCAAAAAACTTGCCCTTTCATTTGGGCTCTATGACACCATGAAGAGGATTAATTGAATATGTAAAGAAATGCAGAATGCTCTTTCAGTGGCTATCATATTTTCAATGTTGAAAATCTTATATTGAACCATTATTTAATCGGAAGATAAAACCTCTATTTTGAGAGACCCAACGAGAAAGTCGCCAGGGAAATGGATTGCATTTCAGCTTGTACATGAGGAAATATTCCTTGTGGTGATTTTCTTGGAGAAGTGCTTCTGTGCATTTGTCAATTTTCCTGGAATACACTAGAGGGTGACAGTGAGTTGTGTTGCATTTCAATGTTTCTGCATAAGGTCCTTGTATTCAGGAAAGAAGCATGGCGCTCTGCTATTTGGCGGTATTAGAGCATGAGGTTGACCGTCTTGGTCCTTGGCGTCCGTAATATAGTATTTGTTCTTCTacgtttcattttgtttttaatgatcCCTTTTCGCtaccccttccctccctcctccccgcccCACCTTTTCAGGAAACTGGCACTGAAGTTCCACCCTGACAAGAACCCCGACAACCCAGAGGCAGCGGACAAGTTCAAGGAGATCAACAACGCCCACGCCATCCTCAATGACCCCACTAAGCGCAACATCTATGACAAGTATGGCTCTCTGGGCCTGTACGTGGCAGAGCAGTTTGGCGAGGAGAACGTCAACACCTACTTTGTCCTCTCCAGCTGGTGGGCCAAGGTAAGGGCAGCCTCTCTATGGCCTCTCTGAGGGGCATACAGGGTTACGGGTGTCCTTCCTGCTGTGCTGCTGAACTAGCAGTACTCAAGACCTCACTGGCTTAGACATCAGTGTCACTGTTATGGTTCCATTCTGCATGCTCACATAAAGAACgaccaacaaacaaaaatctgTAAAGCACCTTCCCCACAGCAATGCTGCTATCAGTGCTTTTCAGACTGTTCCAAACAATGTAATGAAACACTGAGATTTCTAAGATTGAACCAGAAAATATATCGATAATAATTGACTGTGCTATTGAGATCATGACCCTTTTATAGTGAAATGCAAGCTTACATCCTGCTTTAATGGTGGTTGCTTGAGGCGGCTGTCTGAGATATCCTTGGGCTCATGTGAAAATACAAGGCTTGTTCACAAGGCAGTGTGGGAAATGGGCCAATCATTGTGCCGCATTAGCATTGATACGAGAGCGTGCGTGTATCATGTCCGGTTTCTCACTCCGTACCCCGACTCTaccctttctttctcctttaaaatgtctctttaaaattcagattcagattcatatATGCTTTATGGGCATGACCACACATTACCGTAGTGTTGCCAAGACGTATGCATTTGATTTCAGCGTTTGCATCAACCTCTCaatatctctctttccctctctctctctctttctctcttccttccttccttccttctttccttccttcctcGCTCTCCCTTGTTGCAGGCGTTGTTCGTGTTCTGCGGCCTGGCTACAGGCTGTTATTTctgctgctgtctgtgctgttgctGTAACTGCTGCTGTGGGAAGTGTAAACCGCGGCCGCCCATGGACCAGGAGCCGGAGTTCTACGTGTCCCCGGAGGACCTGGAGGCCCAGCTCCAGTCTGACGAGAGAGGTGAGACCCACACGCCGTGCAGAGCAACACGATCACACACGGCCCCCTGGCCCTGCTGGCAGACCATTCTGCACCCCCAGCCTTTACTCATAAAATATCCTCCATGTCCACACTGAACACCAAGCATGAGTTTGAggcctggggcctgtatcacaaagcagtaAAGTGACCCATTTGGCGCAAATTCTGAAAACTGCTAAAAAGTTGCTTTGCCTTTCAGTTCCCCGCATTTTACTGATAAAAATAGTTTCTTTACTGTcataaaactttattttgaaTTATAAATGCATATAGCCTAatgcagtggttcttaacctgggtttgATCGAACCCCAGGGGTTTGTTGATACAGTCTCAGGGGTTCGGCAGGGGtcaaggcacacacagacactagtctctagactaGACTGTAGACTCTAGACTCAGTCTCAACGAACCCCCGAGGTTCGATCAAACcgaggttaagaaccactggcCTAATGTATTTGGATATGTTAGATTTTAGAATTTCCCAAATCCTTGCAATTCTTAATTCATTTTACACATCAAAATGGCATTTGAAATTATCAGTGAAAAGAACCATGTTCCATTAATTGTTTTGAAAAGGATAGGCAATGTAATTAATATGACAATGTTAAAAATGATAGAAATGTACCATAGCATACTATTACAATTATACAATTGGTTCTGCCTGTTTCGTTAAGGTATGACTGTTAAGGAGTGCCTTCAGTCTGTTCTGGtgtcagcagggggcagtgtgcagCTGGGGAGCTGCAGTTTAGTCCTTACACAGCCCATGGCTGTCACACATTACATATGGACCAGATGAGCAGCCTGTTCAGATTTGTTTTTGAGGAGTGAAGAGTGGTTTGACCCTGTGAGGGGCGAAACTATCTCCACTAGACTGCGTATAGAAGCATTCCCATTATTTCTTTGCAGACCTCATTTTCTGTCTGTACTGTCCAGCTCGACACTGGTTTTGTATGATCTGTAGGGCTGTTGGAATGAATTTCACTattcaaatataattaaaatgtcaaatttagTTTGGTTCAAATGGAAAAATGACCCTTCTAATGTGTGAACTAACAGTGGTATGTTTCCATGTATGTACTGTCTGCCTGCTGAACCCTTCTTTTTCCTTGCTccataattcaagctcattgggccacatgcaagaaccacttgtaCGAACAGATTTATTCTTAAATCACTTAAATTTCTTAAAACGAGTGATTTCAGAGAACTTCCTTTGTTCTTGTAAATCCCACTGGCCATCTGTTTTGACTGAACGTGGCACATTGTATGAGCCCTTGTacgaaaaaagtaaaataaatttatgataagaatacaaaaatgtttttgcatgaggcccattcaTTGATAAGTCAGTATATCTGTTTGTAATTGGGCTAACCAGCACTAAAGTAGCAGCACCATGGCATAAAACTCGAACTGATGGTCAATGCGAAGATGGACACCGTAGTTTGCAGAATTTGCAAAGTGGAACTTGGATATAATCCTCTGCATTCAGTGGAGTTCAGAGAAAGAAGCTGGCTGGAATTGACTGCTCTAGTGTTTTTTGGATTATatccttctttgtttttgttgtttttatttgtttgttttgtgtatgtgcaagcatgcatttgtgtaggcttgtgaatgtgtgaatgtgcctATGTAGTTACTGATGTCCctgttgtgtttgtgcctgtatgtttgtgtgtcggTGTATAACTGACTTccctgtgtgtttctatgtaaaacttgcatgtgtgcacgtgtgaacCTGACCTCCCTGTGTCTACGTTTGTCCCCACAGAGACAGGAGAGCCCATCATGATGCAGCCCTCCTCGGCCACAGAGACCACCCAGCTGACGGCCGACAGCCACGCCAGCTACCGGACCGACACAGGCTTCAACTAGACCCCCTCTTCCTGCTCCCCTCACTTTCCAACACCGGGAAGAGTAAAAGAACAGAGGAATTGGGGGAAAAACGAAACCGTCATTTCAAcactggagaaggagagggccAAGCAAGTGAGGAAGGAGAGATATGATGTTCGGAATACAAGCTGAGCTTTCACAGACATCTCCTTCTGCCCTGAAAGCAGCAGACATCAGCATTTTTGTTTAGGAAATGGGAAACAAGTGTTTGTTTCTTGGCCTTTTACCTCCACTCCTCCCCGCCCCCTCATCTCCCCTGCAAACCACTCCCACACTCCTATGCATAGTCCTGTAGCATGTAGTGTTCAATCGGTTTAGGCTGGGGTTTCTTTTTCATATTAACGTGTCTTAGTTGTGTGTTTGACTTTATATGTACATAAGTGCAAAATATATGTTCATATCTCACAAGTaggtgtgtatggatgtgtgtacggacatgtatacatacatacagatatgtatatttacaatatgtatgtgtatttaatttgtgtgtgtatatttgtatgtacaCCCTTGTGAGTGTTTTGAATGGGCCACTGTCAgtcattttttcttcttcttagaAATGCACTGGTCATGAGAATCCCTGGAGCTGCATGTGCTCATGTTCGGACACCCTAGAACACCCACACCAGGTGTCGTCTGCCAAGTCTCCTCCCCTCCCACTGATGAtggaggtggtggtgatgatgatgatgatgatgatgatgatggtggtgataaGGGAACCCGCAGCATCTTTATCCTCTCTGCATGTTCCCCTCATTGTCTAGCCTGCCTCTCCATGAGCTTTGTACCATGAAAATGGCAAGTCCTTCAGTAGCGAAAATCACCAAATCCATAAATTCTGTACATCATACCTACAGCTAATTAAGTCTTATGTCTTAGTTTTATTAATTCCTTTTCCCCATATGGAAGTATATCCCTACATGTCTAAATGACAAGTCATTGAATGCTTGGCTTACCTTGGTCACGTCATATGCTTCTTAAGCTTCTTTAGATGTTCCTCTTGTTTAGGCAGCTGGTTATATTGGAAATAATAGTGGTCATAAGCTGTAATTTATCACTGCAGAACTGGTTTAAATAAAAGTTCTCCTGGCTTATAGAAGCAAGTACTATTTGTTTCAGTATCTCCCCATTTTGGTTTAATTGCCTCTATGGAAAATATTCAGTATTAATTTGACGTTTTCTCATTTCCATGAATCCATGAGTTTGGTCTGTAGTGGTAAAACATGCAGCAATTGGTTGTTGGTTATTAACTACCTGTTTGGGAGAACATTTGTCAGTATCTTCAAAGCTGTGTTGCTTCAGTTCAAACCATCCTCTAACTTTTAACAGCAGgaatttagtttttgtttttgattgagAGTTTTTTCTGAAGTTGGTGACACCGTGTCATGCTCATTGATATGATGTTTACCACTGCTGTAGGTTCTCAAACCTGACCTGGATTCTGCAGTACCATATGTTTTGAGGTCAAAGGGTTTCAGTTTCATGATGAGAGCCTACTAGAATTTCCTGTCATATACCTCCTGGTACACatggggacagggacaggggtgGTGAATGTCTATATCATGGAAGACAAACCTACTTGACACTATCTCTATgtggaaaattattttaagcCAGCTTCAATTGTCCTTCATTCTAGCAAtgcaaaaaattatatattgcttATGTCACTATCCCCCACTTTAGTGGTTCTTTGTGTGGTTTAACCAAATTTAGTGATAGTGCCATAGCAACTGACTGTAAAGGTATAGCTTTGTTCCGTTTTGGCTTTTGTAGTTGTTTGCTACAAACAAGAGGCTTTGTGATAGGAAAGCACATTGCATCTCGAATGGCAATGAGGAGGTTTGCTCACCAGGTATGGTAGATTTAAATTAATTGGAAAGCTTCATGGCATGTTGTTGTGTGTCTTTGCCTTGACTGCAGCGAGCCCCTCCTTTGCCAGCTTCTGATGTGAGAATCGGTAACTCGACCACTACTGATATTCTGTTCCCCAGGTGAAGCATTGGTTAGTGATGAGCAGATCCTggaatgtgcatgtgtctaaATCCTGTCTGTGATCAATCTGAGCCAGTCATCATGCGTCTTTGTGGGACTGATATGTAGCTTCCCTATTTAGATATTACCTAATCTGAACTCAGATTTGCATCAGACTTTTTTCCTGCGATCAGgtaatttataataatttaatgGTTTGTAGCTGGTAATGGATCAAATAGGTTTGCCATGAAAATGTCTGCACTGCCAGCCTACATGGGACAGTTCAGTAACAGACAAATTTGAAATCTGGTCTCTTAATTTTCCCCTTCCAGACTTTCTTTCATTTCTCCAATGGCCATTTCAGTTAGGGATTGATGTTTTGTAATATTACTTTTTACCAGATTATTCATTTAGagcaataaatatgtaatattatttgtgtgtatttattatttgcCATGTCTTGGAGCTGTAACTTCAATTATTGTTGGTAATATTGCTCTTTTTATGAGTGTGAAAATAGGGAATCTACACACCGGTATTTTTACAGTTGGAATTTAGTTGTAAAGCTATTTCAAGGTACTGTAAAGCTGTTGTTTTGCACTGCTTTGTGTTATATTAATTTTTTGTGATCCTTTTTAGAATGATTCTGGTTATTACAGGTTCTCGTTCAGCTGGCTGTGGGAAGcagcagctatcctcagaccatgcggtgtctgcgtgtgcccccacctgcccctcTATATCAACATTAATATGGAAAGTAGACACGGTTCTTTGTGTTCCTTCCTGTTCTGTTTCTCTCCTTGCTCCTCTCAGTTTTGTCCTCCTAGCACAGATTCCAGTGGAAGTCTTTCCCCCTTTGTGTCAGCTTACCATTAGAATATGGATAGGACTAACAACAAGCTTTAAGAAAAGCTGGTAAATTCCTTCCACAAAACAAATGATTGACTTTGATTTGTTCACCTTTGATGAAGTGGTACTGGTGTTCCAGAATGATTTTGTTTAATGCATTTCCTCTGTCCTCTTGAGAACAGAACTGCTTATGAAATTCAGACCGATCCTCCTCGTATGGTGCTGATAGTGCATGTTTCATATCACGTTTAAGCATTCTATAACTTGAGATAAGTATATCACAACATCATCTATATTCTTGAGCACCGGGGtctttttaatagtttttgatGAAAATAATACTCTTGCTATGACACTTCATATACACTATACTATCTTCACATTATGCAATCATTGCTGGTTTGTGTGTTGGTGGAAGGGTGTGCAATGTCAGTCTTGTACTGTGATCTGAATATTTGACTTAAACTGTTTACAGTGCATAATGAATGATTGAGAATATTGTCCTTTAATCCAGCCTTCATTTTAGTATTTCATCCAAAGGAGGGATCAATGTTTATGTCTTTTGCGTTTTCGTTCaatttgagtttgtgtttgcaAATTCAATGTTCACAAGCTGATACAATGTTAACTGCCCCGTAGCTGGTCAAAGATGAGGGGATTGAAAAGGCCTGTTTgtgaatgaaactgaaaatcaTACCAGTATTAAATTGAAACAAATGATATTCGATGTGTTTAATTGGGTATCATTACAAAGGCTTGTGCGTTTTATCAGCATCAGATCACATGATGCAGGTTTGTAAGAAGGGGTCGTTCTTTACTTATGAAAGGACTGTTAAAACACATGTACATTAGAATGGCATTCACACTAAATGGAATGCGATGACGGTAAGGTAGTCCTTTTATCTTTGCTTGTGAGAGCATTATTTCTTGTGAAATGAAAATCATGTAGTGGTTTTCTTTTGgcaaattttacattacattacattacgtggcatttagcagacgctcttatccagagcgacgtacaacaaagtgcgaaTCAAACACAAAAATCAAAGTAATGAACATTCTGTTATACAATTTCCTGCTTTGTTCTACGTtcttaaaccaaaaaaaaatggaaaatgcaacatttttattGCTATTAATTCTGACTCCATACCCCCACTAACGCCCCT
Above is a genomic segment from Conger conger chromosome 10, fConCon1.1, whole genome shotgun sequence containing:
- the LOC133139260 gene encoding dnaJ homolog subfamily C member 5-like, producing the protein MSEHQRQRSLSTSGETLYHVLGVDKNATTDDIKKSYRKLALKFHPDKNPDNPEAADKFKEINNAHAILNDPTKRNIYDKYGSLGLYVAEQFGEENVNTYFVLSSWWAKALFVFCGLATGCYFCCCLCCCCNCCCGKCKPRPPMDQEPEFYVSPEDLEAQLQSDERETGEPIMMQPSSATETTQLTADSHASYRTDTGFN